The DNA region CTGGCTTCCGCCCAAAATCAGGGCCACCACAAAGGCCAGCAACCAGAACTCCAACTCGCGTTGGGCGATTTTCAACCCCGGCACAATCGCCGTGCTCTTCATTCCGGCATAAGCGTAAACAACTACCACGCACCAGATGATGAGGCTGGTAATGAGCGCCCGCACCGCGCCCATCTTCCCAGCCAGCCAGCCATAGAGGTAAGCGCCAAAGAAGGCCACCGCCTGAATCATCAAGATCACCAGGATGCGATTCGTCGCATTCATCCCCAGCTCCTCGGCGGCAAACACGGCGGCAATAACGATCACGGTTTGAATACCGTCGTTGAAAAACAAGTAGGCGATCAAATAGCGCACCGTCTCCGGAAACTTGTTCACCTCGCGGAAAGTGCCGGCCAATTGCTTGAAGCCGATGGTGAGATAGCTCTCGCCCGCCGGCAGAGGCTTGGCCGCGTGGCGCGGGCGAAGCGTGTTAAACGTCACTTGCGCGAACAGCAACCACCACAGCCCGGCTGAGGCCAGGCAGATGCGGGCCGCCAGCGCGCCGTCTTTCATGAGCGAAAACAGAACCAGGTTGAGCAGAAGCAAGAGGCCGCCGCCCGCATAACCCAGGGCAAACCCTGCCGACGAGACGCTGTCCCGTTTGTCTTCGCTGGCAATGTCCGGCAGGTAGGCGTTATAAAACACGACCGCCGCCCCAAACGCCAGGTTGGCGATGATGAACAGCAAGCCGCCCAGCAGATAGGTGTCTTGAACAAGAAAAATCAAGGCCAGCGTGGCAACAGCGCCGATGGTGGCAAACAACTGCATCATCCGCTTGCGCAAGTGCGAATAATCGGCGATGGCCCCCAGAATGGGCAGAAAGAAGACCTGAAGAAGCACCGAAATCGAAACGCAGTAGGTAAACAACGAGTCGAAGCGGATGCCGCCAAACAGAGGCAGGGTGAAGATGATACCGTTGGCGTCGGCGGCGTTCTCGGCCAGGTTGGTCAGGTAGGGGCCAAGAAAGACGGTGACGACGGTGGTGCTAAAGGCCGAGTTGGCCCAGTCGTACATCGTCCAGCCAAAAATCTCGCGCTTGTCGTTGACGGGTACAGCCATTGATGCAGTTGCCATGATTGCCTCCAGAGATGGGGATGCGGCTAATATAGTCGAAATCGGCTTGGAGCGAAAGCTCACAAATGAAACCCCCGCCGCGCAAACAAGTTCCGGGCTTCTTTCAGTCCCGCTTGACAACGTCTCCTCTTCTGACTACCATCCGCGCCATGCCTACTAACCTCATCATTGACGCTCACCAGGACCTGGCCTGGAACGCCTTGACCTTCGGGCGCGATTACACCAAGTCGGCGCTAGCCACCCGCCAGGCCGAAAGCAACAACTCGGCCCCGTCGCACAACGGCAACTCTCTTCTTGGCCTGGGCGACTATTTGCTCGGCCATGTCGCCGTCATCTTCGGCACACTTTACGCCTCACCCACCCGCCACAAAATGGGCGAGTGGGATCGCCTCTCTTACGCCGACTCGGGACAGGCCCACCGCTTCTACTTGCAACAACTCGATTACTATCACCAACTGACCGACACCTGCCCCTCCTTTAAATTAATTGGCGATCGGGGCGACCTGGAGCAAGTGCTCGACTCATGGTCAGCCGCCGACTTGGAAAATCGGCGGGTCGGCCTCGTGCCCCTGATGGAAGGCGCGGACGCCATCCGCGAACCTCAAGAGGCCGAGTGGTGGATGGAACGCGGGGTGCGCATTGTGGGCCTGGCCTGGGCCGCCACCCGCTACGCCGGCGGAACCGGCGAACCCGGCCCGCTCACGCCCGAAGGCCGCCGCCTGCTCGGCGTGCTGGCCGACCTCGGCCTCATCCTCGATCTCTCGCACGCCTCCGACGAATCCTTCCTCGAAGCCCTCGACTTGTTTGAAGGCGTGGTCATTGCCTCGCACGCCAACCCGCGCGCCGTGCTCAAAGGCAACGTTCGCCGCCCGGAGCGTTTTCTTTCCGACGAGATGATCCGGCGGCTGGCCGCGCGCGGCGGCGTGACCGGCATTGTGCCTTACAACCGATTCCTCAAAGCAGATTGGGCCGAGTCCGATGGCAAGAACGCCGTGACGCTGACGGAGGTGACGGCGATGATCGATCACGTTTGCCAGGTGGCGGGTAGCGCCGATCACGTTGCCATCGGCTCCGACTTCGACGGTGGCTTTGGCGTGGAGAGTGTGCCAGCCGAGATTGACACCGCCGCCGACCTGGGCCTGATCGGCGCGGCGCTGAAAGAATGCGGCTACACCGAGGCCGACGTGGAAAAGGTGATGAGCGGTAACTGGCTCAACATTCTGAGGCGGGGTCTCCCGGCATGAAGACCCCGCCGCTCGAGGACACCCGCCTCGCCCGCGCCGCCATCGCTCTGATCGTCGCCGGATTCTTCGTCTTCGTCATCGGCATCTTCCCTGAGATCGTCCGCCTCAACCTCACGCCCGGCTTTGGCATCATCCAAATTTTTACATTTTTGCTGGGCCTCGGCTGGATGACTCTGGGCGGCTATGTCTACGCATATGCCACCCGCCGCCGCGCGCGCGAGCGGCGGCTGAGGCATGACATTGGCATCCGGCTGATCGCCACCGGCTACGTGTTGTGTTGCGTCGCCGCCCTGGCTGACATTTTGGGCATTGGCAGTCACAACATCCCCGAAAGCCTGCCCTTCTTTGGCCTGTGGCAAAGCGGCGGCGTCCTGCTGGGCGTGCTGGTCATTATCTTCGGCCTGTTCCTCTACGTAATGAAAGTGGACGATTAACTGGAGAATTGTCATTTGTCACCCTCAGAAGGTTGCTTTTCTCCCTCGCTCCGCTCTTCCCACTCGCGCTATAATCTCGCCGGATTCCAGAAGGAGGCCGCGTACCATGAAAATCAGCAATATTCTGGCTACCAAAGGCAATAACGTCGTCACTATCCAGCAGGATCAGACGATCAAAGAAGCCGTTGGCCTGCTGGCCTCGCGCAAAATTGGGGCGCTGGTGGTGCTCGACGCCGCCGGCCAGTTGGCCGGCATCCTTTCCGAACGCGACATCGTCCGCATCGCCGCCGCCCAGGCCGAGCCTTTTTCTGCGCGCGTGAGTCAGGCCATGACAAACGTCGTCGTCACCGGAACGCCTAACGACGATCTCAAATCCGTCCTGCAAACGATGACCGAAAAACGGTTTCGCCACCTGCCGATCCTGGAAAACGGCAAACTGATCGGCATCATCTCCATCGGTGATTTGGTCAAGGCTCAACTCGACGAGTACGAGGGCGAGATCGACTCACTGCAGACCCATATCGCGAAAGGGTAACCCGCCACTCATGACCCAGCCCGGCACGTCAACCCAACCCCTCCGAGTCGCCATCCTCGGCTCCGGCCCGGCGGCTTTTTACGCCGCCGATCATCTGCTCAAGCAAAACGGCCTCGTCGTCGAAGTAGACATGTTCGACCGCCTGCCCACGCCCTTCGGCCTGGTGCGCGGCGGCGTCGCCCCCGATCACCAAAAGATCAAATCCGTCACCAAAGTCTACGACAAGATCGCCGCCGACCCGCACTTCCGCTTTTACGGTAACGTCGCGTTCGGCCAGCACCTCAAGCTGGCCGACCTCAAGGCCCACTATCACCAGATTCTTTATGCCACCGGCGCCCAAACCGACCGCCGCATGGGCGTCCCTGGCGAAGACCTCAAAGGTAGTCACCCGGCCACCGAATTTGTGGCCTGGTACAACGGCCACCCCGATTATCGCGACTATCAATTTGATCTGTCACAGGAACGGGTCGCCGTCGTGGGCGTGGGCAACGTGGCAATAGACGTGGCCCGCATCCTCTGCCGCACGCCCGAAGAACTGGCCGACACCGACATCGCTGATTACGCCCTCGAAGCTCTGCGGAACAGCAAGGTGAAAGAAGTGTATCTGCTTGGCCGGCGCGGCCCGGCCCAGGCCGCCTTCACCAACCCCGAAGTGAAAGAGGTGGGCGAGATGGAAGACGCCGACTGCCTGACTCTGGCCGACGAAGTGGCGCTGGACGAACTGAGCAAGGCCGACCTGGACAAAGGCATGGATCAGGCCCTCAATAAAAAAGTGGATATGTTGCAAAGCTACGCCAAGCGAAAATCCACCGGCAAGTCGCGCAAGCTGATCATTCGCTTCCTCGTCTCGCCCACTGAACTCGTGGGCGATGAAAACGGGCGCGCGGCCAACATGAAGCTGGTGCGCAACGTCCTCTATCGCACTGACGCCGGAACCCTCAGCCCCAAAGCTACTGACCAGACCGAAGAACTGCCCGTCGGCCTCGTCTTCCGATCCGTTGGCTATCGCGGCGTGCCTCTGCCCGAAGTGCCGTTTCACGACAAGTGGGGAGTCATCCTCAACGAAAAGGGCCGGGTGATCGACTCTGACACAAAGCAGGCCCGCCCCGGCGAATACACGGCTGGCTGGATCAAGCGCGGGCCGAGCGGCGTAATCGGCACCAACAAACCCGACTCGGTGGAAACGGTGGTGGGCATGATGGAAGACCTGTCGAACGGGGCCTTCAACCAGCCCGTTCAGCCTGAAGTGGCCGCCGCCGAAGCCCTGGTGCGCCAGCGCCAGCCCCACTACTTCACCTACGCCGACTGGCTGAAGCTGGACGAACTGGAGCAGGCCAACGGCAAAGCCATTGGCCGCCCGCGCCTCAAGTTCACTTGTGTTGAAGAGATGTTGAAGGCGTTGGGGAAATCGTAGCGCCGACTCTGGCCTCTCAAGTCGAATACATTAACGCCACAGCCACGTCATTGACATTGGTCCCGGTCGGGCCGGTGAGAATCAAATCGTCCAGCCTGGCGAAAAAAGTGTGGCTGTCATTCCGATTCAGAAAACGGGCAGGGTCAAGCCCCAGCGCCCGTGCCCGCTCACACGTCTCGCCGGTCACGTAAGCGCCCGCCGCCGGAGTCGGGCCGTCAATACCATCTGTAGCAAAGGCGGCCAGGGCGACCTTCTCAAAACCGTTCATCGCAATGGCCGCCGCCAACGCCAATTCCTGATTGCGCCCGCCGAGTCCGTTCCCTCTCACCATTACCGTCGTTTCGCCGCCGAAAATAATGCATTGAGGCCGCGTATGCCCGAACCACTGTCGAGCCAGCGTTCCTATTCTTTGGCCGACCTCGCGGGCTTCCCCTTGCACGCCGGTCTCCACGCACGCCACCGCAAAGCCGGACGCTTTAGCGGCGGCTTCCACGGCCTCCACTGCCAACAGATTACTTCCGATGATTGTATGACTCACCAGCGCCAGCAACGGGTCGCCGGGTTTTAGAGTCTCGTTCTCCCCGCTCGTCAAATGACGGCGAACGGCATCAACCGCCAGGCCGTATTTGTCGAGCACCTTCAGAGCGTCGGCATAAGTCGTCGGGTCGGGCGAGACCGAGCCGGAGGCAATCACGTCCAGCGGGTCGCCGATCACGTCGGACAGGATGAAGGCTTGAACCCGGGCCGGGGCGATGAGGCGCAGAAGCCCCCCGCCCTTCAATTGCTCACAATGCTTTCGCACCGCATTCAATTCCTGGATAGTCGCGCCGGATTTGAGCAAGGCATCCGTCGTGATCTGCAAATCGGCCAGGGTGAGGCCGGCGACGGGCAGGGTGAGATGGGCGGAGCCGCCGCCGGAGACGAGGGCGATGACGAGATCACCGGCGCCGACTTGCGTTGCGATCCTGGCGATGGCCTGCGCGGCCAGAAGGTTGCGTTCGTCGGGCAACGGGTGCGCGGCCGGGTAAAGTTGAAATGGCAGAGCGCGGCGGGTCGCCTCATCCACTTGCGCCAAACGCTCCGGCGGGGCGGCAACGGCTCCGCCCGCGAGGCGCTGGCCGAGTTGCGACTCGAGGGCCAGCGCCATCTCCAGCGCGGCCTTGCCAATGCCAATCACCCAGCAATGCCGCGCTTGTTCGAGCGAGGCGGCGAGGATGGGCAGGTGAGCCAACAAGCGAACCTTTGGATCTGCGGCGCGCAAAGCGGCCTCAATCAATGTATTGAGGTGCGCTCGATAATTTTGATGGTTGCGCTCTCTCAAAGGCATTACCGGTTGAGGCGTTGCGATGGACGACGGCGGCGGGCAGTTTGCCCCAAAAGACTTCGAGCGGTTGCAGGCGCAGGCAATCGTGGTTTAGGCCGGCCCGTATTGCTGAAGCCACCACTGCTTCAGCGGAATGTCACTTTGCGAGACCACTTCGTAAAACGCCGCGATGTCGAATGGCACGCGGCGCAGGTCAACGCTCACCACCCCGCTCTCCCAACTCACAATCGCATACTCGGCCCACGGAAGCAGAGCCGGTGTTACGCCCGGCGCGGGCAGTTGGGCAAAGGCGCTCCCTACACTGCCGGGATTGATGAACAACTTCCCGCCATGTTGCCGGAGCATTTGAAGGTGCGAGTGCCCGCCAATAAAAAACGTGGCCGGTTGCCCGGCAAGCAGGCCGTCCAATTCTTCGACCGGCGTGGTGGGCAGGAGCAGGCCGATGTTGGAGCCAGGCGTACCGTGAAAACATAACACTTCCGCGCCAGGGCCGAGCGAAAGATTGAGGACGGGTTGAAACGATGCCAGGTAAGCGACATCATCCGGCGCGAGTTGGCCGGCACACCACTCCAGCGTGGGCCTGAGCGGCGGCGGGATCAGAAGTTGAGGTGCGTTGGCCGGGTTGAGCAGAGCGGCATCGTGATTGCCCATGATGCAGGCGCACCCCAGGCTTTTGAGCCGGGCGATCACTTCCAGAGGCTGAGGGCCGATAGTGGCGACATCGCCCAGGCACACGACAGAGTCAATGTGTTGCCGGGAAAGGTCATTAAGAACGGCGTCGAGGGCGGTGTAGTGACCGTGAATGTCGGAGAGGACGGCAAGATTCATGATCACCCTGTCTTTGCGTGTGCGGTGTGCTCTTTAACGGCTAACGCCTGCTCAGGTTGACCGTTCAGTTCGTAGGCCCAGCCCAACTGCAAATATAAATCACGGAGGTGCGCCTCGACCGCCACGCCGGCGAGTGAGGCTTCCTGCGCCAGTTGACGGGCCTTTTCAAAATGAACCACAGCCTCGCCGGCTGCAGACAGGCGCAACGCTTCTTGCCCGGCAGCCAGGCTATAGCGGAAAGCAGCCTCTGCCAGTCCGGCGGCCAGAGCGTGGTAGGCCAACACGGCCGCGGGCTCCCGGGCCGCTTCGAGGACGTCCAACGCCCGGCGATGGAAAAGCCGCCGGCGCGCATCCCCGGCTTCAGTATAAACGACATCCCAGATCATCTGGTGCGCGAATACGTAGGCGCTGGCATCGCCAGGCTGTGCCACTTCCAGCAAGAGCTGGCCGCTGACTAATTCGTCGAGGGCGGCCAATCCCATATCTTCGGCCACATTGGCGATCGCACACAAGCGCTCGAATGTGAGCCGGTGCTCAAGCGTCGCGCCGGCGGCCAACAGGGTGAAGGCCTTCGGGCTGAGGCGATTCAAGCGAGAGCGGATGACGGCCCGCACGGTGGACGGGACGCGGACCGCATGGCCGAGATCGTGCTCAGCATCCACCTCAAATGCCCATTTGCCGTCGGCCTGTCGCTTGGGATGGAGGGCGCCTCGTTCAAGTAAATCCTTCAGGGTCTCCATCAAGTAGAATGGCTGCCCGCGCGTTTCGTTGAACACCCACTGGGCGAAGTCAGCGGCGGGCGGCGCCAGCATCGAGAGCACCATTTGCACTGTATCGCGTTCACTCAACGGTTCTAGCGCGAGATGATACAGCCCAAGTTCACGCTCCACCTGCGCCAGCCACGCGAGCAGGCTCGGTCGCTCGGGTCGAGCTGAAGGCGGTAAGGTTTCTGACCGCAGGCTGACCAAGAGCAATATCCGAGCGGCGCTCTCTCGCCAGCGCCGGACGGCGTATTGCAACAGATCCAGCGTCGCGCTATCGGCCCATTGCATATCGTCCACGAACAGCACCAGCAGCGGCGGATTGGCCAGGGCCAGCGTTAAGCGCACCAGTGACTCGAATAGCTGGGTTCGGTCAGCTGGCGCCTTCAGTTGAGCGAGAGGCAATTCAGGATAACGATCGCGCAGTTCTGGGAACAACTGACTCAGCGGGGCCAGCCATGCCTCCCCCAGCCAATCCTTCAGTGCGTTGTCCCGCTCGAGCCGGGGACGGAAGGCTTCAATCAATGTCTGATAGGACATACGACTGCCACTCTCAAAAGCGCGCCCGTGGAGCGTCTCGGCTCCCTGAGCAACCGCCCAGGTCAAGAATTCCTCGGCCAGGCGTGTTTTGCCGATCCCGGCCTCGCCGCGCAGGGTCACGACCTGGGGCTGGCCTGTGGCGGCATATCCGTAGCGCTCAACCAGCACCTGATACTCAGCGGCGCGCCCAGCAAACAGGCTTTCCAAAAAGGCAACTGGAGTGTCGAGCCGGTCAAGCTGAGATACGGAGTGTGAGAGGGGGTGTTGAGTGCGAATGCGCGCAGCCAGCGCCTCGGTATCTGGCCCTGGTTCAATACTCAACTCAGCCGCCAGAACGGCGCGACACGCGTCATAGGTTTCCAAGGCCTGACCCCGCTCGCCGGCCGCGAAGTGGGCGCGCATCTTGCGGCGATAGGCCACTTCATTCAGCCCATCGAGGGCGATCCAGAGTGAGGCAGTTTCGGCGGTACTGGCGAGTTCGCCACGCGCAAATTGGATTTCGGACAGCCGGTCGAGAATCAGGCCCAGGCGGCGACGCCAAGCTTCACGTTGGACGGCGGCCCAATCGTCGAAGCCGGGCGCATCGCCGAGCGAAAACCCCGCGAGAAAATCGCCGCGGTAGCAGGCAGCAGATGACTGCAACAACAGCAGGCTGGCCGAACCTTCCGGGAGCGTCCGGCTCGAACGGTCGGCGCGGGCCTGGGTATAGGCGCGCTCCACCGTATGCAGGTCAAGGTGAATATCGGCGTCCGGATTCAGCCCCAGCGCATTGTGAGTGACTGAGAGGTAGTTGGTTTGGGCCTGGCCGCTAGCCTGGCGCAGAGCAGATTGCAGGTGGCCGAGGGTGTTGCGGAGTGAGGCGTAGCTGCGCTCGGGCTTTGCTTCCGGCCACAGGAGAGCCGCCAAATGCTCACGGGGTTGCTCTCCGCCCTCAAGCGCCAGGTAAATTAATAGGGCCGCCGTCTTGCGCGTGGGAAACGTCAGCAGTTTTTCGCCCAGGCGCACTTCCAACGGTCCTAGTGCATATAGATGCAATTGTGAGGCATGGCTTGCCACCTTAGCGCTCCTTGTGACGCTTTTGAGACTCCACGTCATTATACTCATTGTTAAGAGCAGAGTTTCATATCGAGGTTTCAAAATGCCCGTTTACACGTATAGATGCCAGAGTTGCGGCGCTAAATTGACACAAAAGGAAGCCTTTTTAGACAGACCGCCAAAGCGTTGTCCGGAATGCCATACAGGCATTCTGCGGCGTGTTCCCCAACTGCCGGTCATTGTCTTCAAAGGTTCCGGCTGGTATTCCACCGATCATCGCTCTCCCTCTGGCCAGACCCGCACGCTTAGCCAGAAGAATGATAAGGCCGAGCATCCTGCCGGCGAAAAGAATGGGAGCTGACAGCTGGAGGGCCCCTCAATGCCTGGAATAGTTCTGACACTCCCCATCGTAGCCGGTAAAGTGGAAGCCTGGCGGCGGTTTTGCCAGGAGATGTCCAGCTCACGACTACAGATGTACGAAGCCTCTCGCCGGCGGCTGGGCATCACGCGCGAACGATTGGCGTTGGTGGAAACCGCTTTTAGGTCGGCGACCGTGACCACCCTCGAAGCCCAGGATGTGGGTCAAGCGCTGGGCCAAATCATCACCTCTGCGCTTCCGTTTGACTGCTGGTATCGGGAGCAGGTGCAGGAGTTACATGGCGTCAACCTGGCCGGATATGAGCATTTCGCTCAGCCAGTATCGCCGCCACAAAATCAAGAGTTGCTTTTTGAGTGGACGCACTCGTATGCCTGAAATATGTCGTACATAAACCGAGCGAGCGGTTTGTAACGTTGTCTCTCGGTCAACCTGGTCTCCGGACCGAAAGGAAATGAAATGGCAGCCGCAGTAATGCATCAAGGTGAAAGCGTACAAGATCCGCCATTCGTGCAGAGGTTATTGAGCGACCCACATGTCGGGCGGTTATGGCTGTAACCCTGCTTCTGGCTGGGCTGGCAGTGGCTCATTGCCGCCCAGCACCAACAACTCCATGCCAGCCGTCTTGTTCGGCGGCCTCAAGAATTGGAGCAACAAAATGACTGGATCAGCAAGCCTCACCCCCCTGCTATTCGTGATGGTGATTGTATTAATCCTGGTATGGCAGACCCTGGGCAACATCAGACCCGAATATTATTTTCTCCACTGGATCGGCACGCCCTGGCGCATCCCGCCTGTTATCATGGAGCCAGTAGCAGTTGCCAGCCCTCGGGCTTTGATGGTTTGGGCTGATGAGGATAGCGCGGGAGAAAAGGCCACCCAGGGCTGGCCGCTAAAGTAAGGGAGGCTTACTTGGATTACAAGCGACAAATTTCAGCTACAGAAGCCTATACGGTTGGAGTGCGTCTTGGACTCAACTGGGCGCAAGTTGACCTAGAGCAGTTTCGGCATGGGCTAGAGGTAGAACTCGACCGTTCCGGGCGCAGGCGGGCAACCCCTGTCACCTACGCCAGTCTGGTGCTCATGGGCAAGATTGCCTGGACTCACTTGAAAGAGACTCGGGACTACTACAGCCAGTTGGGCTGGTTTGCGGCTCGGGCCGAAAGCTGAGATTAGGGGAGACTTCAGCGTGAAGTCCCCCCGGCCTGAGATTGATAGTTGTGTTAAAACAGCCCCGGAACATTCCATCGGGCTGGCGATATTCTAGTCGGTCGGCCCTGAGAGGCCGCACCGGAGGAGATCTAAATCATGGAAATCAAGTTGTATGTTGGCAATTTATCTTATGAGACGAGCGAAGAGGATTTGCGCGCTTTGTTTACTCAAGCAGGCGCCGTCGCCTCGGTGGCCCTGATCAAAGACCG from Chloroflexota bacterium includes:
- a CDS encoding MFS transporter, with amino-acid sequence MAVPVNDKREIFGWTMYDWANSAFSTTVVTVFLGPYLTNLAENAADANGIIFTLPLFGGIRFDSLFTYCVSISVLLQVFFLPILGAIADYSHLRKRMMQLFATIGAVATLALIFLVQDTYLLGGLLFIIANLAFGAAVVFYNAYLPDIASEDKRDSVSSAGFALGYAGGGLLLLLNLVLFSLMKDGALAARICLASAGLWWLLFAQVTFNTLRPRHAAKPLPAGESYLTIGFKQLAGTFREVNKFPETVRYLIAYLFFNDGIQTVIVIAAVFAAEELGMNATNRILVILMIQAVAFFGAYLYGWLAGKMGAVRALITSLIIWCVVVVYAYAGMKSTAIVPGLKIAQRELEFWLLAFVVALILGGSQALSRSIFSQMIPKGREAEFFSFYEVSERGTSWMGPFIFARVNDITRSFRTGILSLIVLFVVGLGILVTVNVPRAIKEAQVASEAA
- a CDS encoding membrane dipeptidase, whose amino-acid sequence is MKPPPRKQVPGFFQSRLTTSPLLTTIRAMPTNLIIDAHQDLAWNALTFGRDYTKSALATRQAESNNSAPSHNGNSLLGLGDYLLGHVAVIFGTLYASPTRHKMGEWDRLSYADSGQAHRFYLQQLDYYHQLTDTCPSFKLIGDRGDLEQVLDSWSAADLENRRVGLVPLMEGADAIREPQEAEWWMERGVRIVGLAWAATRYAGGTGEPGPLTPEGRRLLGVLADLGLILDLSHASDESFLEALDLFEGVVIASHANPRAVLKGNVRRPERFLSDEMIRRLAARGGVTGIVPYNRFLKADWAESDGKNAVTLTEVTAMIDHVCQVAGSADHVAIGSDFDGGFGVESVPAEIDTAADLGLIGAALKECGYTEADVEKVMSGNWLNILRRGLPA
- a CDS encoding CBS domain-containing protein, translating into MKISNILATKGNNVVTIQQDQTIKEAVGLLASRKIGALVVLDAAGQLAGILSERDIVRIAAAQAEPFSARVSQAMTNVVVTGTPNDDLKSVLQTMTEKRFRHLPILENGKLIGIISIGDLVKAQLDEYEGEIDSLQTHIAKG
- a CDS encoding FAD-dependent oxidoreductase, whose protein sequence is MTQPGTSTQPLRVAILGSGPAAFYAADHLLKQNGLVVEVDMFDRLPTPFGLVRGGVAPDHQKIKSVTKVYDKIAADPHFRFYGNVAFGQHLKLADLKAHYHQILYATGAQTDRRMGVPGEDLKGSHPATEFVAWYNGHPDYRDYQFDLSQERVAVVGVGNVAIDVARILCRTPEELADTDIADYALEALRNSKVKEVYLLGRRGPAQAAFTNPEVKEVGEMEDADCLTLADEVALDELSKADLDKGMDQALNKKVDMLQSYAKRKSTGKSRKLIIRFLVSPTELVGDENGRAANMKLVRNVLYRTDAGTLSPKATDQTEELPVGLVFRSVGYRGVPLPEVPFHDKWGVILNEKGRVIDSDTKQARPGEYTAGWIKRGPSGVIGTNKPDSVETVVGMMEDLSNGAFNQPVQPEVAAAEALVRQRQPHYFTYADWLKLDELEQANGKAIGRPRLKFTCVEEMLKALGKS
- a CDS encoding glycerate kinase, whose amino-acid sequence is MRAADPKVRLLAHLPILAASLEQARHCWVIGIGKAALEMALALESQLGQRLAGGAVAAPPERLAQVDEATRRALPFQLYPAAHPLPDERNLLAAQAIARIATQVGAGDLVIALVSGGGSAHLTLPVAGLTLADLQITTDALLKSGATIQELNAVRKHCEQLKGGGLLRLIAPARVQAFILSDVIGDPLDVIASGSVSPDPTTYADALKVLDKYGLAVDAVRRHLTSGENETLKPGDPLLALVSHTIIGSNLLAVEAVEAAAKASGFAVACVETGVQGEAREVGQRIGTLARQWFGHTRPQCIIFGGETTVMVRGNGLGGRNQELALAAAIAMNGFEKVALAAFATDGIDGPTPAAGAYVTGETCERARALGLDPARFLNRNDSHTFFARLDDLILTGPTGTNVNDVAVALMYST
- a CDS encoding metallophosphoesterase family protein, whose product is MNLAVLSDIHGHYTALDAVLNDLSRQHIDSVVCLGDVATIGPQPLEVIARLKSLGCACIMGNHDAALLNPANAPQLLIPPPLRPTLEWCAGQLAPDDVAYLASFQPVLNLSLGPGAEVLCFHGTPGSNIGLLLPTTPVEELDGLLAGQPATFFIGGHSHLQMLRQHGGKLFINPGSVGSAFAQLPAPGVTPALLPWAEYAIVSWESGVVSVDLRRVPFDIAAFYEVVSQSDIPLKQWWLQQYGPA
- a CDS encoding AAA family ATPase, with product MTWSLKSVTRSAKVASHASQLHLYALGPLEVRLGEKLLTFPTRKTAALLIYLALEGGEQPREHLAALLWPEAKPERSYASLRNTLGHLQSALRQASGQAQTNYLSVTHNALGLNPDADIHLDLHTVERAYTQARADRSSRTLPEGSASLLLLQSSAACYRGDFLAGFSLGDAPGFDDWAAVQREAWRRRLGLILDRLSEIQFARGELASTAETASLWIALDGLNEVAYRRKMRAHFAAGERGQALETYDACRAVLAAELSIEPGPDTEALAARIRTQHPLSHSVSQLDRLDTPVAFLESLFAGRAAEYQVLVERYGYAATGQPQVVTLRGEAGIGKTRLAEEFLTWAVAQGAETLHGRAFESGSRMSYQTLIEAFRPRLERDNALKDWLGEAWLAPLSQLFPELRDRYPELPLAQLKAPADRTQLFESLVRLTLALANPPLLVLFVDDMQWADSATLDLLQYAVRRWRESAARILLLVSLRSETLPPSARPERPSLLAWLAQVERELGLYHLALEPLSERDTVQMVLSMLAPPAADFAQWVFNETRGQPFYLMETLKDLLERGALHPKRQADGKWAFEVDAEHDLGHAVRVPSTVRAVIRSRLNRLSPKAFTLLAAGATLEHRLTFERLCAIANVAEDMGLAALDELVSGQLLLEVAQPGDASAYVFAHQMIWDVVYTEAGDARRRLFHRRALDVLEAAREPAAVLAYHALAAGLAEAAFRYSLAAGQEALRLSAAGEAVVHFEKARQLAQEASLAGVAVEAHLRDLYLQLGWAYELNGQPEQALAVKEHTAHAKTG
- a CDS encoding zinc ribbon domain-containing protein — its product is MPVYTYRCQSCGAKLTQKEAFLDRPPKRCPECHTGILRRVPQLPVIVFKGSGWYSTDHRSPSGQTRTLSQKNDKAEHPAGEKNGS